The Bifidobacterium eulemuris genome includes a window with the following:
- a CDS encoding CHAP domain-containing protein has translation MRKARPLSEYHSHATAKEFHTKTRIANFAGRARRVSLVAGRGLGFVGHKALSGGKGLVSMSRAEDARQGVSDADQVDAAAADFAQKHAKPAVTRRKTKTGKATPAKAGDAPASSSSGEKASSRIRFKGTGSASSTRVRPTGGRAAAHMGGHGTVRRGGRTAGRTAGRTAGRTAGKSAANGGRAVARTAAAAARYTAAAVTQVKAAIVAGTTAMASLPMLLIGGGVAIVVVVLVSLFIPAAGSTETGCDDARVESYLAWARETAEDDTHGYSQTHRTGPDYDCSSFVWTALRAAGFEVGDTLLPFSTASMRDPLQAAGFTAADWDGSVADLEAGDIVSSSGHVEFYAGDGEWIGARHDETGGITGAQSGDQTGDEIAVYQSQPDGMTTRWRLSTSGCSAGMSVGTLSPALRMKTDLLADMEATGTVSDTRYPWGQCTWWVASRRAQIGNPIPGWGNAKDWRDQAKAAGMSVDKTAKVGDVIVFQAGILGADGYYGHVAVVEKVNSDGSIEISESNAVGLGVVSVRTFTKTQLDAALSGIDFIH, from the coding sequence ATGCGCAAAGCGAGACCGTTGTCCGAATACCACTCCCACGCCACCGCGAAGGAATTCCACACGAAGACACGTATTGCGAATTTCGCAGGCAGGGCGCGGCGCGTGTCCCTTGTGGCGGGGCGTGGCTTGGGCTTCGTCGGACACAAGGCCCTGAGCGGAGGCAAAGGGCTGGTGTCCATGTCGCGCGCCGAGGATGCCCGTCAGGGTGTTTCCGACGCCGACCAGGTGGATGCCGCGGCGGCGGATTTCGCCCAAAAACACGCGAAACCCGCCGTGACCCGACGAAAGACCAAGACGGGGAAGGCCACGCCGGCCAAGGCCGGCGACGCCCCCGCATCTTCGTCTTCGGGCGAGAAGGCTTCGAGCCGGATCAGGTTCAAAGGAACCGGTTCGGCATCGTCCACGCGTGTCCGGCCGACTGGCGGGCGCGCCGCCGCGCATATGGGCGGGCATGGTACGGTCCGGCGCGGCGGTCGCACGGCCGGTCGCACGGCCGGTCGCACGGCCGGTCGCACGGCCGGAAAGTCGGCCGCCAATGGCGGCCGCGCCGTGGCGCGGACCGCCGCCGCTGCGGCGCGGTATACGGCCGCTGCCGTCACCCAGGTCAAGGCTGCGATTGTCGCGGGCACCACGGCTATGGCGTCGCTGCCGATGCTTTTGATCGGCGGTGGGGTCGCGATCGTGGTCGTGGTGTTGGTGAGTCTGTTCATTCCGGCCGCCGGTTCCACCGAGACCGGTTGTGATGACGCGCGGGTGGAATCCTATCTGGCTTGGGCGCGCGAGACCGCCGAGGATGACACGCATGGCTATTCGCAGACCCATCGCACCGGACCGGATTACGATTGCTCCTCGTTCGTGTGGACGGCGTTGCGGGCGGCTGGGTTTGAGGTCGGAGATACGTTATTGCCGTTCTCGACGGCTTCGATGCGGGATCCCTTGCAGGCCGCCGGTTTCACGGCTGCCGATTGGGATGGTTCCGTGGCCGATCTGGAGGCAGGCGATATCGTCTCATCGTCCGGCCATGTGGAGTTCTACGCTGGCGATGGCGAGTGGATCGGCGCTCGGCATGACGAGACCGGCGGCATCACCGGCGCTCAGAGCGGCGACCAGACCGGTGACGAGATCGCGGTATACCAGTCGCAGCCCGACGGAATGACGACGCGATGGCGGCTCTCCACCTCCGGTTGTTCCGCCGGCATGAGCGTCGGCACGCTCTCCCCCGCGCTGCGGATGAAGACCGATCTGCTGGCAGATATGGAGGCCACCGGCACCGTCAGCGACACCCGGTATCCGTGGGGTCAATGCACTTGGTGGGTGGCGTCGCGGCGCGCCCAGATCGGCAATCCTATCCCCGGTTGGGGCAACGCGAAGGATTGGCGCGACCAGGCGAAAGCGGCCGGCATGAGCGTGGACAAGACCGCCAAGGTCGGTGATGTGATCGTGTTCCAGGCTGGAATACTCGGCGCTGACGGCTATTACGGGCATGTGGCCGTGGTGGAGAAGGTGAACTCGGACGGTTCCATCGAAATCAGCGAGTCGAACGCCGTCGGCCTGGGCGTGGTCTCCGTGCGCACGTTCACCAAGACGCAGCTTGACGCGGCGCTGTCGGGCATCGATTTCATCCATTAA
- a CDS encoding VirB4-like conjugal transfer ATPase, CD1110 family → MRKKEKSEKEASRQGAPRSVKELVAYDALLPGGQMYLGGDVWSVSLRLGDINYAIATQDQQLDIVDRWGQILNSVGNGVSVEETIMTRTLDPERVSAQITMAPAGDGHDDLREDFNRNVRRQLSGSSKSTVTDKYLTFSLSNSDHERAINLLNRQALSVQSQLRSLYGCEAVKLNRRERLRVLHSLLRRGTRFTFDEDDFAARRHASTKDYACPWAVDMRDKRRLTIDDGDVSMLHQVLYVSDFPDYLSDQLIADLTDIKADITVSVHLTPEGKAEGLKLVNRKIAEMEMQAADERSKNRKRHQPDDYLPHDLSESMDEAAEMRDDLKHQGERLVSSLVVIDVCAETEERLDRLVRDVIAVIDAQSCVADTLTYMQGDALNAVLPLGVNPLPMRRTLTTSGAAILLPFTTQELFQAGGVMAGTNARSGNAVVYDRAQNMNANGFILGTAGSGKSQAAKNEITQIFLTRPDDDLVVIDPEHEFTPLCMQLGGERIEIGESSPSHINALDIELLDDSEGDPIRSKCAAALNMIGALIGGDEGMDKVARALIDRCLMTLYRDLRDGKRLLMPTLADLRDMLESLDEERAHEAAQALEIYTAGSLNAFAHPTDVDVRNRMVVYDVSGLGAELKTFGMMVVLDQVWNRVVRNRAQGRRTWLWVDEFHMLFSNPFAADYFLRLYKRGRKWGLGVTGITQNIEELLLNDEARLMLSNSSFLLLMNQTATDAAALCELLKLSDEQREFFTGVQPGQGMLKSAESYIPFDGRIDTSSRLYRLFSTKFGEE, encoded by the coding sequence ATGCGTAAGAAGGAAAAGTCAGAGAAAGAAGCATCCCGTCAGGGCGCGCCCAGGTCCGTCAAGGAGCTTGTGGCCTATGACGCGCTCCTGCCGGGCGGTCAGATGTATCTCGGCGGTGATGTCTGGAGTGTGTCGCTGCGTCTTGGCGATATCAATTACGCAATCGCGACGCAGGATCAGCAGTTGGATATCGTGGACCGTTGGGGTCAGATCCTTAATTCCGTGGGCAACGGGGTGAGCGTCGAGGAGACGATCATGACCCGCACGCTCGATCCCGAGCGGGTGAGCGCCCAGATCACGATGGCTCCGGCCGGTGACGGGCATGATGATTTGCGTGAGGATTTCAACCGCAACGTGCGCCGTCAGCTGTCCGGTTCGTCAAAGAGCACGGTGACGGACAAATACCTGACGTTCAGCCTGTCCAATTCCGATCACGAGCGGGCCATTAATTTGCTGAATCGTCAGGCGTTGTCCGTTCAATCGCAACTGCGCAGCCTGTATGGCTGCGAGGCTGTGAAGCTGAACCGTCGGGAACGGCTGCGCGTGCTGCATTCGCTGCTGCGCCGGGGCACCCGCTTCACGTTTGATGAGGATGATTTCGCCGCACGGCGGCATGCGAGCACGAAGGATTACGCGTGTCCGTGGGCGGTGGATATGCGGGACAAGCGTCGTCTGACCATTGATGACGGCGATGTGTCGATGCTGCATCAGGTGTTGTATGTGAGCGATTTTCCCGATTATCTGTCCGACCAGCTGATCGCGGATCTGACCGATATCAAGGCGGATATCACCGTGTCGGTGCATCTGACTCCCGAGGGCAAGGCCGAGGGGTTGAAGCTGGTGAACCGCAAGATCGCGGAGATGGAGATGCAGGCGGCCGACGAGCGGTCGAAGAATAGGAAAAGGCATCAGCCGGACGATTATCTGCCTCATGATTTGTCCGAGTCGATGGATGAGGCGGCCGAGATGCGCGACGATCTCAAACATCAGGGCGAGCGTCTGGTGTCCTCTTTGGTCGTGATCGATGTGTGCGCCGAGACCGAGGAGCGGTTGGATCGTCTGGTGCGTGATGTGATCGCCGTGATCGACGCGCAATCGTGCGTCGCGGACACGCTCACCTACATGCAGGGCGACGCTCTCAACGCGGTGCTGCCGCTCGGGGTCAACCCGCTGCCGATGCGGCGGACCCTGACGACGAGCGGCGCGGCCATCCTATTGCCGTTCACCACGCAGGAGCTGTTCCAGGCGGGTGGCGTGATGGCCGGCACGAACGCGCGGAGCGGCAATGCGGTCGTCTATGATCGCGCACAAAACATGAACGCCAACGGCTTCATCCTTGGCACGGCCGGTAGCGGCAAGAGCCAGGCGGCGAAGAACGAGATCACGCAGATCTTTCTGACCCGTCCCGACGATGATCTGGTCGTCATCGATCCCGAACACGAGTTCACTCCGTTGTGCATGCAGCTTGGCGGTGAGCGCATCGAAATAGGCGAGTCAAGCCCGTCCCATATCAACGCTTTGGACATCGAACTGCTGGACGATTCCGAGGGTGACCCGATCCGTTCCAAGTGCGCGGCCGCGTTGAACATGATCGGCGCGCTGATCGGCGGCGATGAGGGGATGGACAAGGTGGCCCGCGCGCTGATCGACCGATGCCTGATGACGCTGTACCGTGACCTGCGCGACGGCAAACGCCTCCTGATGCCGACCCTGGCCGACCTGCGCGACATGCTGGAGTCCCTGGACGAGGAACGCGCGCACGAGGCGGCCCAAGCGTTGGAGATCTACACCGCCGGAAGCCTCAACGCCTTCGCGCATCCCACGGATGTCGATGTGCGCAATCGCATGGTCGTCTACGACGTGTCCGGCCTGGGCGCGGAGTTGAAGACGTTCGGCATGATGGTCGTGTTGGATCAAGTCTGGAATCGTGTGGTGCGCAACCGCGCCCAGGGACGAAGGACATGGCTGTGGGTTGACGAGTTCCACATGCTGTTCTCGAATCCGTTCGCGGCCGACTACTTCCTGCGCCTGTACAAACGCGGTCGCAAATGGGGATTGGGCGTCACCGGCATCACGCAGAACATCGAGGAGTTGCTGCTGAACGACGAGGCGCGGCTGATGCTGTCCAACAGTTCGTTCCTGCTATTGATGAACCAGACCGCGACCGACGCGGCCGCCTTGTGCGAGCTGCTGAAGCTGTCCGATGAGCAGCGCGAGTTCTTCACCGGCGTCCAGCCCGGCCAGGGCATGCTCAAGTCCGCTGAATCATACATCCCGTTCGACGGGCGTATCGACACGTCCAGCAGGCTGTATCGCCTGTTCTCCACCAAGTTCGGCGAGGAATAA